Proteins from a genomic interval of Antedon mediterranea chromosome 5, ecAntMedi1.1, whole genome shotgun sequence:
- the LOC140049223 gene encoding short-chain collagen C4-like isoform X1 has translation MKIFNCIVICVCCLILLTEAKVPATEDKSGVIWNFFFGGKEFSSGITLASSNVVYNHWGRKDCPKSSKVVYIGYLGGGHYTNSGAGTNPLCLPSSPDYNDQLFSTGSARAKVFGAEYQTAPSGGEIYAPWGHLYQNDPSCAVCLATGRSTSMMIPAKRTCPGGWTKEYEGLLMGGKTDHKAAHEFLCVDGSPQSRDNSATNHNGFLLYPAVGVCGTLKCPPYVNNRELPCVVCTR, from the exons gcCACTGAGGACAAGAGTGGAGTAATCTGGAATTTCTTTTTCGGCGGCAAAG aattttCATCAGGCATCACTTTGGCAAGTTCCAATGTTGTGTATAATCATTGGGGTCGGAAGGACTGCCCAAAGTCTTCAAAAGTCGTATATATTG gatATCTTGGCGGCGGACACTATACAAATTCTGGAGCTGGTACAAACCCACTGTGTTTGCCATCCTCGCCAGATTACAATGACCAGTTGTTTTCGACAGGATCTGCCCGGGCTAAAGTATTTGGGGCCGAGTATCAAACAGCGCCAAGTGGGGGAGAAATATATGCTCCGTGGGGTCACCTATATCAAAATGATCCATCTTGCGCAGTATGTCTGGCAACAGGCAGATCAACAAGTATGATGATCCCAGCTAAACGAACATGTCCTGGAGGCTGGACAAAGGAATACGAAGGTCTATTAATGGGTGGTAAAACTGATCATAAAGCCGCACATGAATTCCTTTGCGTCGATGGCTCTCCCCAATCTAGAGATAATTCCGCTACAAACCATAACGGCTTTTTGCTTTATCCTGCCGTCGGAGTATGCGGTACACTCAAATGTCCGCCGTATGTAAACAACCGTGAGTTACCATGCGTTGTATGCACAAGATAA
- the LOC140049223 gene encoding short-chain collagen C4-like isoform X2 yields the protein MKIFNCIVICVCCLILLTEAKATEDKSGVIWNFFFGGKEFSSGITLASSNVVYNHWGRKDCPKSSKVVYIGYLGGGHYTNSGAGTNPLCLPSSPDYNDQLFSTGSARAKVFGAEYQTAPSGGEIYAPWGHLYQNDPSCAVCLATGRSTSMMIPAKRTCPGGWTKEYEGLLMGGKTDHKAAHEFLCVDGSPQSRDNSATNHNGFLLYPAVGVCGTLKCPPYVNNRELPCVVCTR from the exons gcCACTGAGGACAAGAGTGGAGTAATCTGGAATTTCTTTTTCGGCGGCAAAG aattttCATCAGGCATCACTTTGGCAAGTTCCAATGTTGTGTATAATCATTGGGGTCGGAAGGACTGCCCAAAGTCTTCAAAAGTCGTATATATTG gatATCTTGGCGGCGGACACTATACAAATTCTGGAGCTGGTACAAACCCACTGTGTTTGCCATCCTCGCCAGATTACAATGACCAGTTGTTTTCGACAGGATCTGCCCGGGCTAAAGTATTTGGGGCCGAGTATCAAACAGCGCCAAGTGGGGGAGAAATATATGCTCCGTGGGGTCACCTATATCAAAATGATCCATCTTGCGCAGTATGTCTGGCAACAGGCAGATCAACAAGTATGATGATCCCAGCTAAACGAACATGTCCTGGAGGCTGGACAAAGGAATACGAAGGTCTATTAATGGGTGGTAAAACTGATCATAAAGCCGCACATGAATTCCTTTGCGTCGATGGCTCTCCCCAATCTAGAGATAATTCCGCTACAAACCATAACGGCTTTTTGCTTTATCCTGCCGTCGGAGTATGCGGTACACTCAAATGTCCGCCGTATGTAAACAACCGTGAGTTACCATGCGTTGTATGCACAAGATAA